The Saxibacter everestensis genome has a window encoding:
- the thrB gene encoding homoserine kinase, whose translation MNAVFTPGTRISVSVPATSANLGPGYDSLGIALDLRDELHVEVLEPGSTSLIVVSGEGAGTLPDDETHLVLKTLRIALSRAGVEGGGDIALKLRCSNLIPHSRGLGSSAAAVVSGIAAASALLESAGEAGLDADAQLALATELEGHPDNAAPALRGGATVSWLDDDGAAHAAPLTVSPDIGFVVVIPAMRLSTEAARGLIPETVSHRVAASNSARTALLVHALASDPRLLLAGTEDFLHQEFRRPAMRYSLELVDALRAENLAAVVSGAGPTVLVMSAEPELADRVQRVLGLLDERWSATGGEPSVPRTTVRSLRLADAGARCLAG comes from the coding sequence GTGAACGCGGTTTTTACCCCCGGCACCAGAATTTCGGTGTCGGTTCCGGCAACCTCGGCCAACCTCGGCCCCGGCTACGACTCACTGGGCATAGCGCTCGACCTACGGGACGAACTGCATGTCGAGGTGCTTGAACCCGGCTCGACGTCGCTGATCGTCGTCTCAGGCGAAGGCGCCGGGACGTTGCCGGATGATGAGACCCATCTGGTGCTGAAAACCCTTCGGATCGCGTTGAGCCGGGCCGGCGTCGAGGGGGGAGGCGATATTGCGCTGAAGCTTCGTTGCAGCAACCTGATCCCGCACTCCCGGGGCCTCGGCTCATCCGCCGCAGCAGTTGTCTCCGGTATAGCCGCGGCCAGCGCCCTGTTGGAATCGGCCGGGGAAGCCGGTCTGGATGCCGATGCCCAGTTGGCCCTGGCGACCGAACTCGAGGGGCATCCCGACAACGCCGCGCCCGCGCTCCGAGGCGGCGCGACGGTCAGCTGGCTTGACGACGATGGTGCCGCTCACGCGGCGCCACTGACGGTGAGTCCGGACATTGGCTTCGTCGTCGTCATCCCCGCTATGCGGCTTTCAACCGAGGCGGCCCGGGGGCTGATTCCCGAAACTGTCAGCCATCGTGTGGCGGCCAGCAATTCCGCCCGCACCGCGCTGCTGGTTCACGCACTCGCTTCCGATCCCCGGCTATTGCTGGCCGGCACCGAGGACTTTCTGCATCAGGAGTTCCGCCGTCCCGCCATGCGGTATTCCCTCGAACTCGTCGACGCCCTGCGGGCGGAGAACCTGGCGGCCGTGGTTTCCGGCGCCGGCCCGACCGTCCTGGTGATGAGCGCAGAGCCGGAGCTGGCCGATCGGGTGCAGCGTGTTCTCGGCTTGCTGGACGAACGGTGGAGTGCCACCGGCGGTGAACCCTCGGTCCCGCGGACGACGGTTCGTTCGCTCCGGCTTGCGGACGCGGGCGCACGCTGCCTGGCAGGCTGA
- the lysA gene encoding diaminopimelate decarboxylase has translation MINHVAGALHSGAGPAWLPVPDDVNALVPGIWSANVARRSDGVLTVAGMPVTELATRFGTPSYLLDEDDFRARARGFKSAFDDAFAGLCGGVDVYYAGKAFLSTQVARWVADEGLRLDTCSGGELAVAQRAGIPGELIGLHGNNKSTAEIRQAIEYGVGRIIVDSLDEIERISKVAVELGTVAPVLLRVTVGVEAHTHDYIATAHEDQKFGLSLTSGQAAEAARRVLDQPSLRLLGLHSHIGSQIFDMSGFEVAASRILGLRADLQAEFGVERAPLEELDLGGGFGISYTSQDDPQSPEDMATTLASVIARVCESLNMVPPRISIEPGRAIAGPSMFTLYRVGTIKDVETGHGYRRYVSVDGGMSDNVRAALYSADYSCTVASRAPAGHPVLSRVVGKHCESGDIVVRDEYLPSDLAEGDLVAVPGTGAYCRSLASNYNHVPRPGVVAVRDGAARLIMRRETIDDLLAFDLDDDGGQAG, from the coding sequence GTGATCAACCATGTTGCCGGGGCGTTGCACTCCGGTGCCGGCCCTGCCTGGCTTCCCGTGCCCGACGACGTCAACGCGCTCGTGCCGGGCATTTGGTCCGCCAACGTCGCGCGCCGTAGCGACGGCGTGCTGACCGTGGCCGGCATGCCGGTCACCGAACTGGCCACCCGGTTCGGCACGCCAAGCTACCTGCTCGACGAAGACGACTTCCGGGCCCGAGCCCGTGGCTTCAAGTCAGCGTTCGACGACGCCTTTGCCGGCCTCTGCGGAGGCGTCGACGTCTATTACGCCGGCAAGGCATTCCTCAGTACCCAGGTTGCCCGATGGGTCGCGGACGAAGGTCTGCGGCTGGACACCTGTTCCGGAGGGGAACTCGCCGTCGCCCAGCGGGCTGGCATCCCCGGCGAACTGATCGGGCTGCACGGCAACAACAAGTCGACCGCCGAAATCCGTCAGGCAATCGAGTACGGTGTCGGCCGGATCATCGTCGACAGCCTGGATGAGATCGAGCGGATCAGCAAGGTGGCGGTCGAACTCGGTACGGTGGCACCCGTGCTACTGCGGGTGACTGTGGGTGTTGAGGCCCACACCCATGACTACATTGCCACCGCGCACGAGGACCAGAAATTCGGACTCTCGCTGACCTCCGGCCAGGCTGCGGAAGCAGCACGCCGGGTGCTCGACCAACCGTCGCTGCGGCTGCTTGGATTGCACAGCCATATCGGATCGCAGATATTCGACATGTCGGGCTTCGAGGTGGCGGCAAGCCGGATTCTCGGCCTGCGTGCCGATCTGCAGGCCGAGTTCGGCGTCGAACGTGCACCGCTCGAGGAGCTCGATCTGGGTGGCGGCTTCGGCATCTCCTACACCTCGCAGGATGACCCGCAGTCACCCGAGGACATGGCCACCACCCTGGCGAGCGTGATCGCCCGGGTGTGTGAATCGCTCAACATGGTGCCGCCGCGCATCTCGATCGAGCCAGGCCGTGCGATCGCCGGGCCCAGCATGTTCACCCTTTACCGGGTCGGCACGATCAAGGATGTCGAGACCGGACATGGCTACCGGCGCTACGTTTCGGTGGACGGCGGCATGAGCGACAATGTGCGTGCCGCGCTGTACAGCGCCGACTATTCCTGCACAGTGGCATCCCGGGCCCCGGCTGGTCACCCGGTGCTTTCCCGGGTAGTCGGGAAGCACTGTGAAAGCGGCGATATCGTCGTCCGCGACGAGTACCTGCCCTCCGACCTGGCCGAGGGGGATCTGGTGGCCGTTCCGGGCACGGGAGCGTATTGCCGCTCGCTGGCCAGCAACTACAACCACGTGCCCAGGCCGGGTGTGGTCGCTGTCCGTGACGGCGCGGCCCGGCTGATCATGCGGCGGGAAACCATCGACGACCTGCTCGCCTTTGACCTGGATGATGATGGCGGCCAGGCCGGCTGA
- a CDS encoding M15 family metallopeptidase, producing the protein MGSHRAESSPIRRRDQRLASQSPVKRAATRAQRKVVSPLLAQRGKTINGEAHTLAGSEDTATLSTSVANPSESSAGAGPIPARQVSDRGLADSRRRKSARGKAVALSSLTGLTVAGSALAVFLVSGAFSSPDAQAETPTIAQQDASTVLSAEAVNGTPETVPEDIVSGNSDTSRQKENAASGVEKRSKADAASRSITRTVLPGCDGKKPAGSFENGKLPDSVLCKVGIADHKLRADAAVSFAKMNAAFKAETGDDMVLTDTYRSYESQVSVASRKPGLAATPGKSQHGLGLAIDFGGGAATASGVQYNWLVQHGAEYGWENPDWAKTSKYEPWHWEYTPGGGRD; encoded by the coding sequence GTGGGTTCGCACCGTGCCGAATCGAGTCCGATTCGTCGCCGTGACCAACGTCTCGCTTCCCAAAGCCCCGTTAAGCGCGCCGCCACCAGAGCGCAGCGCAAGGTGGTTTCCCCGTTGCTGGCGCAGCGCGGAAAGACCATTAACGGTGAGGCGCACACGTTGGCCGGTTCCGAGGACACCGCGACTCTTTCGACATCGGTAGCCAACCCGTCAGAATCTTCGGCTGGGGCCGGTCCCATTCCGGCCAGGCAAGTCTCCGATCGTGGCCTAGCCGACTCGCGTCGGCGGAAGTCGGCCCGCGGCAAGGCTGTCGCTCTGAGTTCGCTCACCGGATTGACAGTCGCCGGTAGTGCGTTGGCCGTTTTCCTGGTCTCCGGAGCGTTTTCCTCGCCTGACGCCCAGGCCGAAACGCCGACCATCGCCCAGCAGGACGCTTCCACGGTACTGAGTGCCGAGGCGGTGAACGGCACACCGGAGACGGTTCCCGAGGACATCGTCAGTGGCAACAGCGATACCTCCCGTCAGAAGGAAAACGCAGCGAGCGGTGTCGAAAAGCGCTCGAAGGCCGACGCCGCGAGTCGTTCGATCACCCGGACAGTGTTGCCAGGCTGCGATGGCAAGAAGCCGGCGGGCAGCTTCGAGAACGGCAAGCTCCCGGATTCGGTGCTTTGCAAGGTCGGCATCGCCGATCACAAGTTGCGTGCCGACGCCGCGGTCAGCTTCGCGAAGATGAACGCCGCATTCAAGGCGGAAACAGGCGACGACATGGTTCTGACCGACACCTACCGTTCGTACGAATCGCAGGTTTCGGTCGCCTCCCGGAAGCCGGGCCTGGCCGCTACGCCAGGTAAGAGCCAGCACGGTCTTGGCCTCGCGATCGACTTCGGCGGCGGTGCCGCGACCGCAAGCGGCGTCCAGTACAACTGGCTGGTCCAGCACGGCGCCGAGTATGGCTGGGAAAACCCGGATTGGGCGAAAACCAGTAAGTATGAGCCCTGGCATTGGGAGTACACCCCGGGCGGCGGTCGCGACTAG
- a CDS encoding oxygenase MpaB family protein: MIRFSVPHPFQDRLRMTFAGQAREVPEWELRLADGDDAGYFRSDSAVWTVHREMATIVAGIRALLMQALHPGAMAGVRDWSNFRDDPLGRLAGTIRWIFTVTYGDTKAASEGTAWVRKLHERVRGSYLDAKGREVAYSANDPELLSWVHLAFTDSFLATHRIWGKRFPGDEDDYVREWAIAGDLMGVPEPPRSAAELQRQLNAFYDSGVLCATDTVRETIGFLRRPPLALMLRPGYRVLFGGAVASLEPKYRELLGLEVPNVRIGGRGSIRLPVISATRIVLGVVGRALGDQGPSEQAARSRLARLADAQREKRPEQREKRPDE, encoded by the coding sequence ATGATCAGGTTTTCGGTGCCGCACCCGTTTCAGGATCGTCTGCGGATGACGTTCGCGGGGCAGGCCCGGGAGGTGCCGGAGTGGGAACTCCGGCTGGCCGATGGCGATGATGCCGGTTACTTCCGATCCGATTCGGCCGTGTGGACCGTGCACCGGGAGATGGCGACAATCGTGGCAGGTATCCGTGCGCTGCTGATGCAGGCATTGCATCCGGGTGCGATGGCCGGAGTGCGTGATTGGTCGAATTTTCGCGATGATCCGCTCGGCCGCCTGGCCGGAACGATTCGCTGGATCTTCACGGTTACCTATGGCGACACCAAGGCAGCCAGTGAAGGCACCGCATGGGTGCGGAAGCTGCACGAACGGGTGCGCGGCAGCTACCTGGACGCCAAGGGCCGGGAGGTCGCCTACTCCGCGAACGACCCCGAGCTGCTGAGCTGGGTCCATTTGGCCTTCACTGACTCGTTTCTCGCGACGCACCGGATCTGGGGCAAACGCTTCCCGGGTGATGAGGACGACTATGTGCGGGAATGGGCGATCGCCGGCGATCTGATGGGCGTGCCGGAGCCCCCACGGTCCGCGGCCGAACTGCAGCGGCAGCTGAACGCCTTCTACGACTCAGGCGTGCTGTGTGCAACCGATACCGTGCGCGAGACGATTGGCTTCCTGCGCCGTCCACCATTGGCGCTGATGCTCAGGCCGGGCTACCGAGTGCTGTTCGGCGGGGCGGTAGCTTCGCTGGAACCGAAATACCGTGAGCTGCTGGGCCTGGAAGTCCCCAACGTCCGGATCGGTGGGCGCGGCTCGATCCGGCTGCCGGTCATCTCCGCCACCCGGATCGTGCTCGGCGTGGTCGGCAGGGCACTGGGTGACCAGGGTCCGAGTGAGCAGGCGGCCCGTTCGCGGCTGGCTCGGCTTGCTGACGCCCAGCGCGAGAAACGCCCGGAGCAGCGCGAGAAACGCCCGGATGAGTAG
- the thrC gene encoding threonine synthase gives MATPWRGVINEYADFLDVSDSTPVVTLGEGGTPLVHAKHLSRILEAEVYVKVEGMNPTGSFKDRGMTMAISKAVEHGAKAVICASTGNTSASAAAYATAAGITCAVLVPDGNIAMGKLSQAVAHGAKLLAVDGNFDDCLTLARKLAESYPVHLVNSVNPDRIEGQKTGAFEVVDVLGDAPDIHCLPVGNAGNLTAYWRGYREYAAAGRSTKTPAMWGFQAAGAAPLVAGHPITEPDTIATAIRIGNPASWSQAIAARDESGGFIGAVSDDEILIAHRMLSSRDGIFVEPASAAGVAGLFGRHERGELPRGAKVVVTVTGHGLKDPQWALRNADGTEAVPVKVPVDAMSAAHELGLEA, from the coding sequence ATGGCGACCCCCTGGCGCGGCGTGATCAATGAATACGCTGACTTTCTGGATGTGTCCGACAGCACTCCGGTCGTCACCCTTGGTGAAGGCGGCACCCCTTTGGTGCACGCCAAACACCTCTCCCGGATATTGGAGGCCGAGGTCTACGTGAAAGTGGAGGGGATGAACCCCACCGGATCGTTCAAGGACCGCGGCATGACCATGGCGATCTCCAAGGCGGTCGAACATGGCGCCAAGGCCGTGATCTGCGCCTCGACCGGAAACACATCCGCCTCAGCGGCCGCCTATGCGACGGCCGCCGGGATTACCTGTGCGGTGCTGGTGCCCGATGGCAATATCGCGATGGGCAAGCTCAGTCAGGCGGTGGCCCACGGCGCCAAGCTTCTGGCTGTGGACGGAAACTTCGACGACTGCCTGACTTTGGCCCGCAAACTAGCCGAATCGTACCCGGTGCACCTGGTGAATTCGGTCAACCCGGACCGGATCGAGGGTCAGAAGACCGGGGCGTTCGAGGTTGTCGACGTTCTCGGCGATGCGCCGGATATTCACTGCCTGCCGGTGGGTAACGCCGGTAACCTGACGGCCTACTGGCGGGGCTACCGGGAATATGCCGCGGCCGGCAGGTCGACGAAGACCCCGGCGATGTGGGGCTTCCAGGCCGCGGGGGCCGCGCCACTCGTCGCCGGGCACCCGATTACCGAACCCGACACCATTGCCACGGCCATCCGGATCGGTAACCCTGCTTCCTGGAGTCAGGCGATCGCCGCCAGGGATGAGTCAGGCGGATTCATCGGGGCGGTCAGCGACGACGAGATCCTGATCGCGCACCGGATGCTGTCTTCGCGCGACGGCATCTTCGTCGAGCCTGCCTCGGCGGCAGGTGTGGCTGGCCTGTTCGGTCGCCACGAACGTGGCGAACTTCCCAGAGGCGCAAAGGTCGTCGTCACCGTGACCGGGCATGGTCTGAAGGATCCGCAGTGGGCACTTCGCAACGCCGACGGAACGGAGGCCGTGCCGGTCAAGGTTCCGGTCGACGCAATGAGCGCGGCGCACGAACTCGGTCTCGAGGCCTGA
- a CDS encoding histidine phosphatase family protein — MTTIALVRHGQTDWNATDRLQGSSDIPLNEFGREQARQTVRKLTGAQWDGIVSSPLSRAAETADILAAGLHTEVYERMPELIERSYGEAEGLTLQEAKNRWPGGGLFPGQESEEEVTARGMKAIDVLAGRHPGQQVVAVGHGTWIRVVLSTILGTPVDHILNTALSEINNDSGRWAATIVNNEPVLPAHS, encoded by the coding sequence ATGACCACGATTGCACTTGTTCGCCATGGCCAGACCGACTGGAACGCCACGGACCGACTGCAGGGCAGCTCGGACATTCCGCTGAACGAGTTCGGCAGGGAGCAGGCGCGGCAGACGGTCCGCAAGCTTACCGGCGCTCAGTGGGATGGAATCGTTTCCTCGCCGCTGTCCCGCGCGGCCGAGACCGCCGACATCCTCGCTGCCGGCCTGCACACCGAGGTTTACGAGCGGATGCCGGAGCTCATCGAGCGCAGCTATGGCGAGGCGGAAGGCCTGACCCTGCAGGAGGCCAAGAACCGCTGGCCGGGTGGCGGCCTCTTCCCGGGCCAGGAATCCGAAGAAGAGGTGACCGCACGCGGAATGAAGGCCATCGACGTGCTTGCCGGGAGGCATCCCGGCCAGCAGGTGGTCGCAGTGGGGCACGGCACCTGGATTCGTGTTGTCCTATCCACGATCCTGGGCACCCCGGTGGACCACATCCTGAACACCGCGCTGAGCGAGATCAACAACGACAGTGGACGCTGGGCGGCGACAATCGTCAACAACGAGCCGGTGCTCCCCGCGCACTCCTAG
- the argS gene encoding arginine--tRNA ligase, with product MTPEELVTAIRAALTTASEAGEFAADIPEKLTVERPKNREHGDWATNVALQLAKKAGMPPRDFAEIVARRLRENAGVERVDIAGPGFLNITVGAAAAGELARSIVEAGGAFGQNETLAGLNVNLEFVSANPTGPIHLGGTRWAAVGDSLARVLQASGAQVTREYYFNDHGAQIDRFARSLLASAKGLPAPEDGYGGLYISDIAKAVVAERPDVLEADDETAQELFRALGVRRMFDEIKASLHEFGVDFDVYFHENTLHESGAVQGVVEELKTSDLMYFSDGAWWLRSTEFGDDKDRVVIKSDGKPAYISGDLAYLRDKRSRGFNLCIFMLGADHHGYVHRLRAAAAAFGDDPASVEVVIGQMVNLVRDGVPVRMSKRAGTVITLEDLVDAVGIDAARYSLSRSSADQTIDIDLDVLTKRNNENPVYYVQYAHARSAGVSRNAALAQVKREDGFDPAQLDHETEAVLLAQLGDFPRVVAQAAELREPHRVARYLEALAGLFHKWYDARRVTPFGDEVVSDTHRTRLWLNDATRTVLATGLGLLGVSAPDRM from the coding sequence GTGACTCCCGAAGAACTTGTAACAGCCATTCGCGCTGCACTGACGACCGCATCTGAAGCCGGCGAATTCGCCGCGGATATCCCGGAGAAGTTGACCGTGGAGCGGCCGAAGAATCGCGAGCACGGTGACTGGGCGACCAACGTCGCGCTTCAGCTTGCCAAGAAGGCCGGAATGCCGCCCCGTGATTTCGCCGAGATCGTTGCCCGTCGGCTACGGGAGAACGCAGGGGTGGAACGGGTCGATATCGCTGGCCCGGGCTTCCTGAACATCACTGTAGGAGCTGCGGCGGCCGGCGAGCTTGCCCGTTCCATCGTGGAAGCCGGGGGAGCGTTCGGCCAGAACGAAACACTGGCCGGGCTCAATGTGAACCTCGAGTTCGTTTCGGCGAACCCCACCGGACCGATTCACCTCGGTGGCACCCGCTGGGCAGCGGTCGGCGACTCCCTTGCCCGCGTGTTGCAGGCAAGCGGCGCGCAGGTCACCCGGGAGTACTACTTCAACGATCACGGCGCCCAGATCGACCGCTTCGCGCGCTCGCTGCTCGCCTCGGCGAAAGGGTTGCCGGCGCCGGAGGACGGCTATGGCGGTCTGTACATCAGCGATATCGCCAAGGCAGTTGTCGCCGAGCGTCCAGATGTGCTCGAGGCGGATGACGAAACTGCGCAAGAGCTTTTCCGTGCGCTCGGCGTGCGCCGGATGTTCGATGAGATCAAGGCCAGCCTGCACGAGTTCGGCGTTGACTTCGACGTGTATTTCCACGAGAACACGCTGCACGAATCCGGTGCGGTACAGGGCGTCGTCGAGGAGCTGAAGACCTCCGACCTGATGTATTTCTCCGACGGCGCCTGGTGGCTGCGTTCCACCGAGTTCGGCGATGACAAAGACCGGGTCGTGATCAAGTCGGACGGCAAGCCCGCCTATATCTCGGGTGACCTCGCCTACCTGCGTGACAAACGGTCCCGCGGATTCAATCTCTGCATCTTCATGCTGGGCGCGGACCACCACGGTTATGTACACCGGCTCCGGGCTGCCGCGGCCGCCTTCGGTGACGATCCCGCCTCGGTTGAGGTGGTCATCGGGCAGATGGTCAACCTGGTGCGGGACGGCGTGCCGGTCCGGATGAGCAAGCGCGCCGGCACGGTGATAACGCTGGAAGACCTCGTTGACGCCGTCGGCATCGATGCCGCCCGGTACTCGCTGAGCCGGTCCTCGGCGGACCAGACCATCGACATCGACCTGGACGTGCTGACCAAGCGCAACAACGAGAACCCGGTGTACTACGTGCAATACGCTCACGCTCGCAGCGCGGGGGTGAGTCGTAATGCGGCGCTCGCGCAAGTGAAGCGCGAGGACGGGTTCGATCCCGCACAGCTCGACCACGAAACCGAGGCTGTGCTGCTGGCTCAGCTCGGCGATTTCCCGCGCGTTGTGGCGCAGGCCGCCGAACTGCGTGAACCGCACCGGGTTGCCCGGTACCTCGAGGCGCTCGCCGGCCTGTTTCACAAGTGGTACGACGCGCGCCGGGTCACTCCCTTCGGCGATGAGGTGGTCAGCGATACCCACCGGACCCGGCTGTGGCTCAACGACGCCACCCGCACCGTCCTTGCCACCGGCCTCGGCCTGCTCGGCGTCAGCGCGCCGGATCGGATGTAG
- a CDS encoding homoserine dehydrogenase, producing MAEPLRVALLGCGVVGTEVAQRLTTHAEAYAERIGARLELTGIAVRDTDRTRAGIDPALITDDAEGLVGRADIVVELMGGIEPARSLILKAISHGASVVTANKALLAEHGADLLAAAVQAGVRLEYEAAVAGAIPIVRPVGESLAGDKVQRILGIVNGTTNYVLDKMDSEGWEFDDAVKKAQELGYAEADPTADVGGHDAAAKAAILANLAFHTPVSLSDVYVEGITAVTAADVARAKAEGYAVKLLAICERLEQADGSDGVSARVYPALVPHEHPLASVHGAFNAVFVESEAAGELMFYGQGAGGAPTSSAVLGDIISVARRRVLGGRGQSEPSNGALPLLPIDQIRTRYHITLDVVDRPGVLSKVTEVFASHGVSIETVRQKLAPVDGAGNDGAERAELIIATHLGAESALAATVKSLEKLDVVNAVASTLRVEGLQ from the coding sequence GTGGCTGAACCCTTAAGGGTGGCATTGCTCGGATGCGGCGTCGTCGGAACCGAGGTCGCACAGCGGCTCACGACGCACGCCGAAGCTTACGCCGAACGAATCGGCGCGCGACTCGAGCTGACCGGTATCGCGGTCCGTGACACCGACCGGACGCGTGCGGGCATCGACCCGGCGCTGATCACCGACGATGCTGAGGGGCTGGTGGGGCGCGCCGATATCGTCGTCGAGTTGATGGGCGGGATCGAACCTGCCCGCAGCCTGATCCTGAAAGCTATCAGTCACGGCGCCTCGGTTGTGACGGCCAACAAGGCGCTGCTCGCAGAACATGGCGCCGACCTTTTGGCTGCGGCGGTTCAGGCCGGGGTCCGGCTGGAGTACGAGGCCGCGGTCGCCGGCGCCATTCCGATTGTGCGGCCGGTCGGCGAATCGCTTGCCGGCGACAAAGTGCAGCGCATTCTCGGCATCGTCAACGGCACCACCAACTACGTGCTCGACAAAATGGATTCCGAGGGCTGGGAATTCGACGACGCAGTGAAGAAGGCACAGGAGCTTGGCTACGCAGAAGCCGATCCCACCGCCGACGTCGGCGGGCATGACGCCGCCGCGAAGGCGGCCATCCTGGCGAACCTGGCGTTCCACACGCCGGTCAGCCTGAGCGACGTCTACGTCGAGGGCATCACGGCGGTCACCGCCGCGGATGTCGCCCGGGCGAAGGCGGAAGGCTACGCAGTGAAGCTGCTGGCCATCTGCGAACGGCTGGAACAGGCCGATGGCTCCGACGGAGTATCCGCCCGGGTGTACCCGGCCCTGGTGCCACACGAGCATCCGCTGGCCAGCGTGCATGGCGCCTTCAACGCCGTCTTCGTGGAGTCCGAAGCAGCCGGAGAGCTGATGTTCTACGGCCAGGGTGCCGGCGGCGCGCCAACCTCCTCGGCGGTTCTCGGCGACATCATCTCGGTGGCCCGCCGCCGTGTGCTGGGCGGCCGCGGACAGAGCGAACCATCGAACGGGGCCCTGCCGCTGCTGCCCATCGACCAGATCCGCACCCGCTATCACATAACCCTCGATGTGGTTGATCGTCCCGGCGTGCTCTCGAAGGTCACCGAGGTCTTCGCCTCGCACGGTGTCTCGATCGAGACCGTGCGGCAAAAGCTCGCACCGGTCGATGGCGCCGGCAACGACGGCGCAGAGCGCGCCGAGCTGATCATCGCTACGCACCTCGGTGCGGAGTCGGCACTGGCGGCGACAGTGAAATCGCTTGAAAAACTCGACGTTGTCAACGCGGTGGCAAGCACGCTGCGAGTGGAAGGACTGCAATAG
- a CDS encoding MFS transporter, whose translation MSKRPLWRGRTLILVGILLAAFNLRTAVTAPSPLFGPIGADLHFDTAFIGVLGLLPPAAFAVFGYFTPFIAHRVGLERLALLGMLLAGAGQLARSFVGESLGFLIWSIVALAGMGIGNVVIPPLVKRYFPDRVGTLSTMYLVVLQTGTFVPPLLAIPIADGADWRFSVASWSVLAFLAALPWIGVLITRRRQKPTAGSAEDSAAGSVGSAGVDEAPELATADQKGRVWRSSVGLGLTLMFATTSLNTYAMFTWIPEILIGAGSSEAFAGTMLSLFAGLGLVSGLAMPSVATRARKPFGYVLASVFCFLAGYTGLYLAPTTGTVVWICLIGLGPSTFPMGLTMINVRSRTPIGSTSLSGFVQGVGYAIACLGPLTFGLFHDATGGWGLSFIFLVAMLILLLIGGWYACRPLFVEDTWHRRAKG comes from the coding sequence ATGAGCAAGCGACCACTGTGGCGAGGTCGGACGCTCATCCTGGTAGGCATTCTGCTTGCCGCCTTCAACCTGCGGACCGCGGTCACCGCTCCGAGCCCGCTGTTCGGGCCGATTGGCGCGGACCTGCACTTCGACACCGCGTTCATCGGAGTGCTCGGCTTGCTTCCGCCTGCGGCGTTTGCGGTCTTTGGTTATTTCACCCCATTCATAGCGCACCGGGTGGGCCTGGAGCGCCTCGCGCTGCTTGGCATGCTTTTGGCCGGCGCGGGCCAGCTGGCGCGTTCTTTCGTTGGTGAATCGCTTGGTTTCCTGATCTGGTCGATTGTCGCACTGGCCGGAATGGGGATCGGCAACGTCGTGATCCCGCCGTTGGTAAAGCGCTACTTCCCGGACCGGGTGGGCACCTTGAGCACGATGTACCTGGTCGTCCTGCAGACCGGAACCTTCGTGCCGCCGCTACTTGCAATTCCGATCGCCGACGGCGCCGACTGGCGATTCTCGGTCGCCAGCTGGTCGGTGCTGGCATTCCTGGCTGCGTTGCCGTGGATCGGCGTGCTGATTACTCGCCGCCGGCAAAAACCGACCGCCGGATCCGCCGAGGATTCCGCGGCTGGATCGGTCGGTTCGGCAGGCGTGGACGAGGCTCCTGAGCTCGCAACAGCCGATCAGAAGGGCCGAGTGTGGCGCTCGTCCGTAGGCCTGGGACTCACCTTGATGTTCGCGACCACATCGCTCAACACCTACGCGATGTTCACCTGGATCCCGGAGATCCTGATCGGCGCTGGATCCAGTGAGGCATTCGCAGGCACTATGCTCTCGCTTTTCGCCGGGCTGGGCCTGGTGTCCGGCCTGGCGATGCCGAGTGTGGCGACCCGGGCCCGCAAGCCCTTTGGCTATGTTCTGGCCAGCGTCTTCTGTTTCCTCGCCGGCTACACCGGGCTGTATCTCGCGCCGACCACGGGCACCGTTGTCTGGATCTGCCTGATCGGCCTGGGGCCCTCAACGTTCCCGATGGGACTGACGATGATCAACGTCCGCAGCCGGACGCCGATCGGCTCGACGTCGCTGTCCGGGTTCGTGCAGGGCGTCGGATACGCGATCGCATGCCTGGGGCCGCTGACATTCGGCCTGTTCCACGACGCAACCGGCGGGTGGGGACTGTCGTTCATCTTCCTGGTCGCAATGCTGATCCTGCTGCTGATCGGCGGCTGGTACGCGTGCCGGCCGCTCTTCGTCGAGGACACCTGGCACCGGCGGGCCAAGGGCTGA